The Phycisphaeraceae bacterium genome segment GCGGCGTTCGCCGGGACGTTGGCCGCGATGCTGCTGGTCGCCGCGGCGGGGTGGCAGGATGGCGGCGGCGCGACGGGGGGCGGCGGCGGGGGGGCGGCGCCGCCCGAGATCGCCCAGGAGAAGTCGCCCGCCAGGCCCGATCGCCGCAACCCGCGGCAGATCCGCCGCGACCAGGGTGCGAGCGAAGGCCCCACCATGGTCGCCGGCGGCATGCCCCTGCAGGACGATCAACTCGAGCAGTACGCGCGGCTGGAGCCGCTCGTCGGCGAGTTCACCTTCACCGGGCGGAACTGGTTCCGTCCGGACGCCGAGCCGCGATCGTTCCAGGGCGCATGGCGCAACGAATGGGCGCTGGACGGCTGGTACCTTCGCATGGAGTTCACCATCGAAGGGCGGCGGCCGTCCACGTCCGTCGGCATGCTCTGCTACGAGCAGCGCGCCAGTCGATGGGAGGCGGACTTCTATTCCAGCAGCGGAACCGTGCGCACACGGCGCACCGGCAACTTCGACGAAGAGACGCATCGCGTGCTGACGATGATGGCCAGGTCGTCGAGCCGCGCTGAGTCCGACCCGGCGGATCAGAAGATGGTCATCGAGATCATCGACGACGATACCTTCACCTACACCGGCTGGGTGCTCAACCGCGAGACGGGCGAGTGGTGGAAGAACTTTACGTTGACGGCGAAGCGGGTGGAGCCCGGCGCGACGGAGGCGTCGCCTGGCGGCGGCGCGTCGGCGGCGGGCGGCGGCTGATTCGACGCCCGGTGGTGAGCCATCCGTACAATGCCCCGGGGCCTGTGGCGGAATCGGCAGACGCAGCGGACTTAAAATCCGCGGGTCGCCTCGGCGACCATGTGGGTTCGACTCCCACCGGGCCCAGTGCGGATCGGCTCGTCACCGAAGCATTCTGCCCTGACGCGGCACGGGCATTCGATGGAACATCGCCTGTGGGCGGGGTGGTGACTTCCGCCAACACCGCTTGATTCGTCAGGGGCCGGGCGAAAGCGCCGGTCGTCGCCAGGTGAAGTCGGGATCCTTCTCCAGCGCCTTGGCGGCCAG includes the following:
- a CDS encoding DUF1579 family protein, coding for MARNPASVLPRVGVIVQSFRPGSAAFAGTLAAMLLVAAAGWQDGGGATGGGGGGAAPPEIAQEKSPARPDRRNPRQIRRDQGASEGPTMVAGGMPLQDDQLEQYARLEPLVGEFTFTGRNWFRPDAEPRSFQGAWRNEWALDGWYLRMEFTIEGRRPSTSVGMLCYEQRASRWEADFYSSSGTVRTRRTGNFDEETHRVLTMMARSSSRAESDPADQKMVIEIIDDDTFTYTGWVLNRETGEWWKNFTLTAKRVEPGATEASPGGGASAAGGG